The following are from one region of the Jeongeupia sp. USM3 genome:
- a CDS encoding BamA/TamA family outer membrane protein, whose product MNYRALALTATLLAGLAHADEAGWLDRTLTKLGASKEVDLSKGIDWGVLPGPFYNPEMGVGIGMAAVGLYKPPGTEAGTQLSTLTLKGFVSSVGAMGLGFDNNTFFGNDDWRFQATGMIVNLPTAYWGVGYDAGSDDANKHDYTKEEFSLAPKILRRIAPNTYVGAGWSLTQTHANEVEAGSAIDSDKDGPSVLASGITAHFYYDSRDFIPNPKYGQALQLNAAFYAPGLGSDNRFQTLETIYDYYHPVGERDVLALDVYSHLAWGDVPWTMMSQLGNGNRMRGYFLGQYRDKNVVSAQLEYRHHITGRHGVVFWGGAGTLADSVSGLGKDAPWLPTVGIGYRFEFKPRVNVRLDLGVGRDTAGVYFQINEAF is encoded by the coding sequence ATGAACTACCGCGCACTCGCCCTGACCGCCACGCTGCTTGCCGGCCTTGCCCACGCCGACGAAGCGGGCTGGCTCGACCGCACGCTGACCAAGCTCGGCGCATCGAAGGAAGTCGACCTGAGCAAGGGGATCGACTGGGGCGTGCTGCCCGGGCCGTTCTACAACCCGGAGATGGGCGTCGGCATCGGCATGGCCGCGGTCGGGCTGTACAAGCCGCCCGGCACCGAGGCCGGGACCCAGCTGTCGACGCTGACGCTCAAGGGCTTCGTCAGTTCGGTCGGTGCAATGGGGCTGGGCTTCGACAACAACACCTTCTTCGGCAACGACGACTGGCGCTTCCAGGCGACCGGGATGATCGTCAACCTGCCGACCGCGTACTGGGGCGTCGGCTACGATGCCGGCAGCGACGACGCCAACAAGCACGACTACACCAAGGAAGAATTCTCGCTGGCGCCGAAGATCCTGCGCCGGATCGCGCCGAACACCTATGTCGGCGCCGGCTGGAGCCTGACGCAGACGCACGCGAACGAGGTCGAAGCCGGCAGCGCGATCGACTCGGACAAGGACGGCCCGTCGGTGCTGGCATCGGGGATCACCGCGCACTTCTACTACGACAGCCGCGACTTCATTCCCAACCCGAAGTACGGCCAGGCGCTGCAGCTCAACGCGGCGTTCTACGCGCCGGGGCTCGGCAGCGACAACCGTTTCCAGACGCTGGAAACGATCTACGACTACTACCACCCGGTCGGCGAGCGCGACGTGCTGGCGCTCGACGTCTACAGCCATCTGGCCTGGGGCGACGTGCCGTGGACGATGATGTCGCAGCTCGGCAATGGCAACCGGATGCGCGGCTACTTCCTCGGCCAGTACCGCGACAAGAACGTCGTCTCGGCGCAGCTCGAATACCGCCACCACATCACCGGCCGTCACGGCGTGGTGTTCTGGGGCGGCGCCGGCACGCTCGCCGACTCGGTCAGCGGGCTCGGCAAGGACGCGCCGTGGCTGCCGACCGTCGGCATCGGCTACCGCTTCGAGTTCAAGCCGCGCGTCAACGTCCGGCTCGACCTCGGCGTCGGCCGCGACACCGCCGGCGTGTATTTCCAGATCAACGAAGCGTTCTAA
- the ppgK gene encoding polyphosphate--glucose phosphotransferase, whose translation MVNASNPSAVLGIDIGGTGSKGAPVDVATGRLLAGRHVLATPQPATPAAVAETLRQMVAHFGWAGPVGCTLPAIVHDGVTLSAANVDPSWVGAPAQRLLAEAVGLPLVLFNDADAAGSAEARFGAAHGRGGKVLVITLGTGIGSALIVDGRLVANTELGHLRHPGTESAEKSCSARVKTDQNLGWDEYIARLNGYLQYVELLLSPDLIIIGGGISRDHADFLPRLQLRCQVLPAQLQNDAGIVGAAIEAAQALVNPADVGCEHRSAR comes from the coding sequence ATGGTTAATGCATCCAATCCCTCCGCCGTGCTCGGCATCGACATTGGCGGCACCGGCAGCAAGGGCGCGCCGGTCGACGTGGCCACCGGCCGCTTGCTGGCCGGGCGGCACGTGCTGGCGACGCCGCAACCGGCGACGCCGGCGGCGGTCGCTGAGACCTTGCGGCAGATGGTCGCGCACTTCGGCTGGGCCGGCCCGGTCGGCTGTACCTTACCGGCCATCGTCCATGACGGCGTGACCTTGTCGGCGGCGAATGTCGATCCGTCCTGGGTCGGCGCGCCGGCGCAGCGGCTGCTGGCCGAGGCGGTCGGGCTGCCGCTGGTGCTGTTCAACGACGCCGACGCCGCCGGTTCGGCCGAGGCGCGCTTCGGTGCGGCGCACGGGCGCGGCGGCAAGGTGCTGGTGATCACGCTCGGTACCGGCATCGGCTCGGCGCTGATCGTCGACGGCCGGCTCGTTGCAAATACCGAGCTGGGCCACTTGCGCCATCCGGGCACCGAGTCGGCCGAGAAGTCGTGCTCTGCCAGGGTCAAGACCGACCAGAACCTCGGCTGGGACGAATACATCGCGCGGCTGAACGGCTATCTGCAGTATGTCGAACTGCTGCTGTCGCCGGACCTGATCATCATCGGCGGCGGCATCAGCCGCGACCACGCCGACTTTCTGCCGCGGCTGCAGTTGCGCTGCCAGGTGTTGCCGGCGCAATTGCAGAACGACGCCGGCATCGTTGGCGCGGCGATCGAGGCGGCGCAGGCGCTGGTCAACCCGGCCGACGTCGGTTGCGAGCACCGCTCAGCACGGTGA
- the malG gene encoding maltose ABC transporter permease MalG, with the protein MAMVLDKTHRLKVIAAHAGLIGFLALTLFPFLMIVSISLRPGNFAAGSLIPDQISFEHWKLALGIGYTDASGRWVAPPFPVLRWLWNSIKIATISAAVILLLSTTCAYAFARLRFAGRRLGLNILFLMQMFPAVLSLIAIYAVFDAIGSYVPWLGIDSHGSLVLAYAGGLALHIWTIKGYFDTIPVEIEEAARVDGASHFQAFRYVLLPMAVPILVVVFLLAFIGAIIEYPVASVLLHQEQNLTLAVGSKLFLYTQNYLWGDFAAAAILSGLPITAVFLLAQRYMISGLTAGGVKG; encoded by the coding sequence ATGGCCATGGTGCTCGACAAAACCCACCGGCTCAAAGTGATCGCCGCGCACGCCGGGCTGATCGGCTTTCTGGCGCTGACCCTGTTTCCTTTCCTGATGATCGTGTCGATCTCGCTGCGGCCGGGCAATTTCGCCGCCGGCAGCCTGATTCCGGACCAGATCAGCTTCGAGCACTGGAAGCTCGCGCTCGGCATCGGTTACACCGACGCGAGCGGCCGCTGGGTCGCGCCGCCGTTCCCGGTGCTGCGCTGGCTGTGGAACTCGATCAAGATCGCGACGATCAGCGCCGCGGTGATCCTGCTGCTGTCGACGACGTGCGCGTACGCGTTCGCGCGGCTGCGCTTTGCCGGCCGCAGGCTCGGGCTCAACATCCTCTTCCTGATGCAGATGTTCCCGGCCGTGCTGTCGCTGATCGCGATCTACGCAGTGTTCGATGCGATCGGCAGCTACGTGCCGTGGCTCGGCATCGACAGCCACGGTAGCCTGGTCCTCGCCTATGCCGGCGGTCTGGCGCTGCACATCTGGACGATCAAGGGTTACTTCGACACGATTCCGGTCGAAATCGAGGAAGCGGCGCGCGTCGACGGCGCCAGCCACTTCCAGGCCTTCCGCTACGTACTGCTGCCGATGGCGGTACCCATCCTCGTCGTCGTGTTCCTGCTCGCCTTCATCGGCGCGATCATCGAATACCCGGTCGCCTCGGTGCTGCTGCACCAGGAGCAGAACCTGACGCTGGCGGTCGGCTCCAAGCTCTTCCTCTATACGCAGAACTACCTGTGGGGCGACTTCGCCGCCGCGGCGATCCTGTCCGGGCTGCCGATCACGGCGGTGTTCCTCCTGGCGCAGCGCTACATGATCAGTGGGCTGACCGCCGGCGGCGTCAAAGGCTAA
- the malF gene encoding maltose ABC transporter permease MalF — MQRSNLRLGWMVFGALAFLIGLYLVFLIQRAGHPMLALGSAGLLGVTTWVFTSERAYAWRYLYPGVAAVLVFVLFPALYTVGIGFTNYSSTNLLSYERATAYFLDQKYAGSGEQLGLSLYPVDARFILRVENEAGQAWQTEPLSLRDAGARTVALQPAARPPAGDKAPLKDVIAHQAALKTLALILPASRDEYRLSGLSKVAAMAPLYARNADGSLTSRQDGSVLRPDFDTGFYTSAGGERVAPGFKVGIGFGNFERLFTSHEFQGPLVKIFVWTVVFAFLTVVFTFVVGFVLASLLNWEGLRFRGVYRILLFLPYAVPGFISILIFRGLFNENFGEINLILNGLFGIKPSWFSDPLLAKTMLLLVNTWLGYPYTMLLCMGMIKSIPADLYEVSAINGGGMWTNLTKITLPLIMKPIMPLLIASFAFNFNNFVLISLLTGGLPDFTDSMVPAGATDILVSYTYRIAFQDSGQNFGLAAAISTVIFALVAVLSVVNLKLTRVNASAK, encoded by the coding sequence ATGCAACGATCGAATTTGCGCCTGGGCTGGATGGTTTTCGGCGCGCTGGCCTTCCTCATCGGCCTCTATCTGGTGTTCCTGATCCAGCGCGCCGGCCACCCGATGCTGGCGCTGGGCAGCGCGGGCCTGCTCGGCGTCACCACCTGGGTGTTCACGTCCGAGCGCGCCTACGCGTGGCGCTACCTGTATCCGGGCGTCGCCGCGGTGCTGGTGTTCGTGCTGTTTCCGGCGCTGTACACGGTCGGCATCGGCTTCACCAACTACAGCTCGACCAACCTCTTGAGCTACGAGCGGGCGACCGCCTATTTCCTCGACCAGAAGTACGCCGGCAGCGGCGAGCAACTGGGCCTGTCGCTATACCCGGTCGATGCCCGCTTCATCCTGAGGGTCGAGAACGAGGCCGGCCAGGCCTGGCAGACCGAGCCGCTGTCGCTGCGCGATGCGGGTGCGCGTACCGTCGCGCTGCAGCCGGCCGCACGGCCGCCGGCCGGCGACAAGGCGCCGCTGAAGGACGTGATCGCGCATCAGGCGGCGCTGAAGACGCTGGCGCTGATCCTGCCCGCCAGCCGCGACGAATATCGGCTTTCCGGGCTGAGCAAGGTCGCCGCGATGGCGCCGCTGTATGCGCGGAACGCCGACGGTTCGCTGACCAGCCGCCAGGACGGCAGCGTGCTCAGGCCCGATTTCGACACCGGCTTCTATACCAGTGCCGGCGGCGAGCGCGTCGCGCCGGGCTTCAAGGTCGGCATCGGCTTCGGCAACTTCGAGCGCCTGTTCACCAGCCACGAGTTCCAGGGCCCGCTGGTCAAGATCTTCGTCTGGACCGTGGTGTTCGCCTTCCTGACCGTGGTGTTCACCTTCGTCGTCGGCTTCGTGCTTGCCTCGCTGCTCAACTGGGAAGGGCTGCGCTTTCGCGGTGTCTACCGCATCCTGCTGTTCCTGCCTTACGCGGTGCCGGGCTTCATCTCGATCCTGATCTTCCGCGGCCTGTTCAACGAGAACTTCGGCGAGATCAACCTGATCCTGAACGGCCTGTTCGGCATCAAGCCGAGCTGGTTCTCCGACCCGCTGCTCGCCAAGACCATGCTGCTGCTGGTCAACACCTGGCTCGGCTATCCGTACACGATGCTGCTGTGCATGGGCATGATCAAGTCGATCCCGGCCGACCTGTACGAGGTGTCGGCGATCAACGGCGGCGGCATGTGGACCAACCTGACGAAGATCACGCTGCCGCTGATCATGAAGCCGATCATGCCGCTGCTGATCGCGTCGTTCGCGTTCAACTTCAACAACTTCGTGCTGATCTCGCTCTTGACCGGCGGCCTGCCCGACTTCACCGACAGCATGGTGCCGGCCGGCGCGACCGACATCCTCGTCTCCTACACCTACCGGATCGCCTTCCAGGATTCGGGGCAGAACTTCGGTCTGGCGGCGGCGATCTCGACGGTGATCTTCGCCCTGGTGGCGGTGCTGTCGGTCGTCAACCTCAAACTCACGCGCGTCAACGCGTCCGCCAAATAA
- the malE gene encoding maltose/maltodextrin ABC transporter substrate-binding protein MalE — MNILGRFVLSSLTVAVAGALCAPAAVAAEPGKLLIWINGDKGYKGLAKVGEGFTRATGVQVVVERPEDAANKFQQAAAAGKGPDIWIWAHDRLGEWKTAGLLSPVTPGKKVRGEIDDLGWKAFTSGGKTWGYPISIESVALIYNKALVPVPPKSFDEVIAIDKKLAAQGKKAILWDFTNTYFTWPLLGAGGAYPFKQRADGTYDPANTGVNNAGAVAGVDTLMKLINGGVMPKSASYADMDAGVNQGKVAMMITGPWAWDNLKKSKINFGVAPIPAVNGKPGAPFVGVMGAMISQASPNKELAVEFIENHMLTLKGLKTVNADVPLGVPANKAFYNELKADPNIQATMASAKNGGPMPNNPEMGKFWSTMESTLKNVTQGRQGVKAGLDAAAARITAK; from the coding sequence ATGAACATTTTGGGTCGATTCGTGCTGTCGTCGCTCACCGTTGCGGTCGCCGGGGCGCTCTGTGCGCCGGCCGCCGTCGCCGCCGAGCCGGGCAAGCTGCTGATCTGGATCAACGGCGACAAGGGCTACAAGGGGCTCGCCAAGGTCGGCGAGGGGTTCACCAGAGCCACCGGCGTGCAGGTCGTCGTCGAACGGCCGGAAGACGCCGCCAACAAGTTCCAGCAGGCCGCGGCCGCCGGCAAGGGCCCGGACATCTGGATCTGGGCGCACGACCGCCTCGGCGAGTGGAAGACCGCCGGCCTGCTGTCGCCGGTGACGCCGGGCAAGAAGGTCAGGGGCGAGATCGACGATCTGGGCTGGAAGGCGTTCACCTCGGGCGGCAAGACCTGGGGTTATCCGATCTCGATCGAGTCGGTCGCGCTGATCTACAACAAGGCGCTGGTGCCGGTGCCGCCGAAATCGTTCGACGAGGTGATCGCCATTGACAAGAAGCTGGCCGCGCAGGGCAAGAAGGCCATCCTCTGGGACTTCACCAACACCTACTTCACCTGGCCGCTGCTCGGCGCCGGCGGCGCCTATCCGTTCAAGCAGCGCGCCGACGGCACGTATGACCCGGCCAATACCGGCGTCAACAACGCCGGCGCCGTTGCCGGGGTCGACACGCTGATGAAGCTGATCAACGGCGGCGTGATGCCCAAGAGCGCGTCGTACGCCGACATGGACGCCGGCGTGAACCAGGGCAAGGTCGCGATGATGATCACCGGCCCATGGGCGTGGGACAACCTGAAGAAGAGCAAGATCAACTTCGGCGTTGCGCCGATTCCGGCGGTGAACGGCAAGCCCGGCGCGCCCTTCGTCGGCGTGATGGGCGCGATGATCAGCCAGGCCAGCCCGAACAAGGAGCTGGCGGTCGAGTTCATCGAGAACCACATGCTGACGCTCAAGGGACTGAAGACCGTCAACGCCGACGTGCCGCTCGGCGTGCCGGCCAACAAGGCGTTCTACAACGAACTGAAGGCCGATCCGAACATCCAGGCGACGATGGCCAGCGCCAAGAACGGCGGGCCGATGCCGAACAACCCGGAAATGGGCAAGTTCTGGTCGACGATGGAAAGCACGCTGAAGAACGTCACCCAGGGCCGCCAGGGCGTCAAGGCCGGGCTCGACGCCGCGGCGGCGCGGATCACCGCGAAGTAA
- a CDS encoding ABC transporter ATP-binding protein, with amino-acid sequence MATVTLKQIRKQFGEVTTLHGIDLDIVDGEFVVFVGPSGCGKSTLLRTIAGLEDISAGELAIDGVRVNDLPPVKRSISMVFQSYALYPHMSVFENMAFGLKLAGMSKTEYTPPVLRVARVLQIEHLLERKPAALSGGQRQRVAIGRAIVQKPKVFLFDEPLSNLDAALRVQMRIEIARLHRELGATMIYVTHDQVEAMTLADRIVVLRAGRIEQVGTPIALYHEPANLFVAGFLGSPQMNFVTGSIVRCDAGGADVALPDAQQVRVAVDCAGAQPGDKVTLGVRPEHLALVADGNAIAAAAIAIEHLGDASVLYLQAPGTGETLSARLPALTRIAEGEVCRLGFQPEHGYLFRADGTAFRRLNPLAGSH; translated from the coding sequence ATGGCCACGGTGACGCTGAAGCAGATCAGGAAACAGTTCGGCGAGGTGACGACGCTGCACGGCATCGACCTCGACATCGTCGACGGCGAGTTCGTCGTCTTCGTCGGCCCGTCGGGCTGCGGCAAGTCGACGCTGCTGCGCACGATCGCCGGGCTCGAGGACATCAGCGCCGGCGAGCTGGCGATCGACGGCGTGCGCGTCAACGATCTGCCGCCGGTCAAGCGCAGCATTTCGATGGTGTTCCAGAGCTACGCGCTGTATCCGCACATGTCCGTATTCGAGAACATGGCGTTCGGCCTCAAACTCGCCGGCATGAGCAAGACCGAGTACACGCCGCCGGTGCTGCGCGTCGCCAGGGTGCTGCAGATCGAGCACCTGCTCGAACGCAAGCCGGCCGCGCTGTCGGGCGGCCAGCGCCAGCGCGTCGCGATCGGCCGTGCCATCGTCCAGAAGCCCAAGGTCTTCCTGTTCGACGAGCCGCTGTCCAACCTCGACGCCGCGCTGCGCGTGCAGATGCGCATCGAGATCGCCCGGCTGCACCGCGAACTGGGCGCGACGATGATCTACGTGACCCACGACCAGGTCGAGGCGATGACGCTGGCCGACCGCATCGTCGTGCTGCGCGCCGGCCGCATCGAGCAGGTCGGCACGCCGATCGCGCTGTACCACGAACCGGCCAACCTGTTCGTCGCCGGTTTCCTCGGCTCGCCGCAGATGAACTTCGTCACCGGCAGCATCGTCCGCTGCGACGCGGGCGGCGCCGACGTGGCACTGCCCGACGCGCAGCAGGTCCGCGTTGCCGTCGATTGCGCCGGCGCGCAGCCCGGCGACAAGGTGACGCTGGGCGTACGCCCCGAGCATCTGGCGCTGGTGGCCGACGGCAATGCGATTGCCGCGGCGGCGATCGCGATCGAACACCTCGGCGACGCGTCGGTGCTCTACCTGCAGGCTCCGGGCACCGGCGAGACGCTGTCGGCGCGGCTGCCGGCGCTGACCCGGATCGCCGAGGGCGAAGTGTGCAGGCTCGGTTTCCAGCCCGAGCACGGTTATCTGTTCCGCGCGGATGGCACAGCTTTCCGCCGTTTGAATCCCCTGGCCGGCAGCCACTGA